Proteins co-encoded in one Rhodococcus sp. PAMC28707 genomic window:
- a CDS encoding CoA ester lyase has translation MTRTDSRSFLYVPAIKPALFDKAVRGDTDAVIIDLEDAVPLSQKASAREAVSDWLMTREPSGTEIWVRITPEFLAEDLDAAAQSGVAGIMIAKCSTATLARADALLTELESTRMMEPLAVIGLLETADALRSIAAMAEYARVRTFGIGEVDLLADLRIARTPETEAVIDTIRMQVVIGCAAASLAAPVAPTSTDFRDLDGFVTTTQHFVNMGFRARTALHPSQVPIINAALTPSDETIASARRLVELYELSDGGPTVDDHGRFVDEAVMRGAREVLARA, from the coding sequence CGCACTCTTCGACAAAGCTGTCCGCGGTGACACCGATGCCGTCATCATCGACCTCGAAGATGCGGTGCCCCTGTCCCAGAAGGCAAGTGCACGAGAAGCCGTCAGCGACTGGTTGATGACGCGCGAGCCTTCGGGCACCGAGATATGGGTCCGGATCACTCCCGAATTTCTGGCAGAAGACCTCGACGCGGCCGCTCAGTCCGGTGTCGCGGGCATAATGATCGCCAAATGCTCGACCGCCACGCTGGCCCGCGCGGATGCGCTCCTCACCGAACTCGAGTCGACACGCATGATGGAACCCCTCGCCGTGATCGGGCTATTAGAAACTGCCGACGCCTTACGCTCCATTGCTGCGATGGCCGAATACGCGCGTGTTCGCACCTTCGGAATCGGCGAGGTGGACCTGCTCGCCGACCTGCGCATCGCGCGCACCCCGGAAACCGAAGCCGTGATCGACACCATCCGCATGCAGGTCGTCATAGGTTGCGCTGCAGCGTCTCTGGCCGCTCCCGTTGCCCCGACTTCGACAGACTTCCGCGACCTTGACGGCTTCGTGACCACCACCCAGCACTTCGTGAACATGGGCTTCCGCGCCCGAACAGCACTGCACCCGAGCCAGGTTCCCATCATCAACGCGGCCTTGACGCCGTCGGACGAAACAATCGCCTCGGCCCGCCGATTGGTGGAACTGTACGAACTGTCCGATGGCGGTCCGACTGTGGACGACCATGGCCGCTTCGTCGACGAAGCCGTGATGCGCGGGGCGCGGGAAGTCCTGGCTCGGGCGTAG
- a CDS encoding MmgE/PrpD family protein codes for MTDTTLAQHLARFAAATTFEDLPDAVVDSVGMRVLDTLGIAIAATDLDTSRAAIAWATEQGGAAKAFAVGVEAALPGPMAAFVNGVLAHSLDFDDTHLPSILHPSATVVPAALAAAQQHGADGRTLVRGIAIGLEVCVRIGMAGFDPETQNSVFFEHGQHATSICGAMGGAVAAAVIGGASEATIVDTLGIAASMASGIIEANRTGGTVKRMHCGWAAHSALAAAGLARHGITGPPTVLEGRFGFFEAWLHQPGRASEIVDGLGTEWAVPNIFFKPYPANHFTHAAVDAGAALRNRGIAPSDVEKLVLGVPAANLRTIGEPIEVKRTPTTGYMAQFSGPYALAVGMFGGGGLGAALEDYSDELANAEDRRALMAKVDVVPDARCDAIFPHQFPAVLTATLTDGTTVVEEVLTTRGGPERPLSFEEVSAKFRANAGPFMSESDVAQLAERCHGLPDLTDIGTLLAPLRRIGTATR; via the coding sequence ATGACCGATACCACTCTTGCCCAGCACCTGGCGCGCTTTGCAGCCGCGACCACGTTCGAGGACCTGCCCGACGCAGTCGTGGACAGCGTCGGAATGCGCGTACTCGACACGTTGGGTATCGCCATTGCGGCAACCGATCTCGATACCAGCCGCGCCGCAATAGCCTGGGCAACCGAGCAAGGCGGAGCGGCAAAGGCTTTCGCGGTAGGCGTCGAGGCTGCGCTCCCGGGACCGATGGCTGCATTCGTCAACGGCGTGCTGGCACATTCTCTCGACTTCGACGACACCCACCTGCCCTCGATCCTGCACCCGAGCGCCACCGTCGTACCTGCAGCCTTGGCCGCGGCCCAGCAACACGGCGCCGACGGGCGAACGTTGGTTCGTGGCATAGCGATCGGCTTGGAAGTCTGTGTCCGGATCGGGATGGCAGGTTTCGACCCCGAGACCCAGAACTCGGTGTTCTTCGAACACGGTCAGCACGCGACGTCGATCTGCGGCGCCATGGGTGGAGCGGTAGCAGCTGCCGTCATCGGCGGCGCATCGGAAGCAACGATCGTCGACACTCTCGGAATCGCTGCGTCGATGGCGTCGGGAATCATCGAGGCGAACCGCACCGGCGGCACCGTCAAGCGCATGCACTGCGGGTGGGCAGCACATTCGGCATTGGCTGCTGCGGGACTTGCGCGTCACGGCATCACCGGCCCGCCGACCGTGCTCGAAGGCCGATTCGGCTTCTTCGAAGCGTGGCTGCATCAACCGGGCCGGGCGTCGGAGATCGTCGACGGCCTCGGAACGGAATGGGCTGTGCCCAACATCTTCTTCAAGCCTTACCCGGCGAATCACTTCACCCATGCTGCGGTCGACGCGGGTGCTGCGCTCCGCAATCGCGGCATCGCACCGTCCGATGTGGAGAAGTTGGTTCTCGGCGTGCCCGCGGCGAACCTGCGAACCATCGGTGAGCCGATCGAGGTCAAACGCACACCGACGACCGGATACATGGCGCAGTTCAGTGGGCCGTACGCACTTGCAGTGGGCATGTTCGGCGGCGGCGGGCTCGGTGCAGCGTTGGAAGACTATTCGGACGAACTGGCCAATGCCGAGGACCGCCGAGCGTTGATGGCCAAGGTCGATGTGGTTCCGGATGCTCGCTGCGACGCCATCTTCCCGCACCAGTTCCCGGCAGTGCTGACCGCGACGTTGACGGATGGAACCACGGTGGTCGAGGAAGTCCTCACCACCCGAGGTGGCCCCGAGCGACCACTGTCCTTCGAGGAGGTCTCGGCGAAGTTCCGTGCGAACGCCGGACCGTTCATGTCCGAATCGGATGTGGCCCAGCTGGCCGAGCGGTGCCATGGACTGCCCGATCTGACGGACATCGGCACCCTGCTCGCCCCGCTGAGGAGAATCGGTACTGCCACTCGGTAG